In the genome of Massilia sp. W12, the window TAAGCCGTGTCGCCGTCTTTGAGCGTGATGATAAAACCGAGGATGCGGCCCTCTTTGCGCGCCACAGTACAGCGCGCATCGGCGCCGGCCACATGCAGCAAGGCCGGGAAATACACTTCGGGCAGGGTAAAGAGGCGCAAACTGGCTTGTTCATGCACTTGCAGATACAGGGCGTGCAATTCCGCCGCCGCCGCATTGATGTCCTGCAGATGCGCGATTTCAATCCCGGCTTCATTGATCGGCTTGTAAATCTGTTGCTTGACCGCGCTGCGGTATTTGGATTGCATGCTGGCCAGATAATCCGCATGGTTGCGCCAGGCGGGGTCGAGCTGCAGCACCATATTCGGTTCAGTTTCCAGCGCAGCATAGGAGAGCTTTTGCATGATTTGCGAGGCTGGCAGCGCTTCCGGGGTGACATCTTTGATCATCACAAAATCGGTCTGGCCGGACAGCTTTTCAGCGCGCCGCACGCGGTACAGCGCTTCAGCGATTGCCGGCCAGATGTCGGCAGGCGCGGCGCCGGGGGCGAAGGCGATGCCATGCAAGCCATAGCTGAGCAAATTGCCGCACACCAAAATCCGTTCGCGCAAACCGGCTTGCAAGCTGGCCGCCGCCGGGTCGATGGCGCGTTTTAACAGGGCCAGGGCGCGCTCGCGCTTGCCGCGCTTTTCCTCTTTGCCACCCTCTTCTTTATTCGCTTTGTCTTCTTTTTCCTGCTTGCGATTGGGGCCAAGCTGGCGCGCGGAGACGTTCGCGATTTGCATATACAAGGCGGCTACCGCTTGCTGGCCGTCGTAGATCAGGCAGTAGCGCGGCGTGATATTGTCCGGGCCGGCCTGCTCCATCATCTGCAAATAATCGCGCTGCATGAAAAAGCCTGCTTCAGCGGTAACCGCATCCCATTGTGCGGCATTCAACATGCACAGGGCGTCGGCGATGGCGAATTGCAATCCACTGGGACTGCGCAGTTGGCGGCGCAGGCGGGCGGCGGCTGCGAAACGTTGCGCCAGCGGCAGGCTGGCGGTTGAGGTGTGTTCCATGTGCTTCTCAAATATCGTAAGTGTCTTTCTTGCCATGAATCGCCTGCTCGATCAGTTTGCGGTTCATGCCGGGCGTGAGCAATTCAATGAAGCTGTATATATAGGAGCGCAAATACGCGCCCTGCTTGACCGCCACGCGCGAGACATTCAAGCCGAATAAATGCCCCACGCCGACCGAGCGCAAATTGCGGTCGCGCTCGGCGTCAAACGCCATGCCGGCGATGATGCCCACGCCCATGCCCAATTCGACATAGGTTTTGATGACGTCGGCGTCAATCGCTTCGAGCAGAATTTCCGGCTTCAAGCCGCGCAGCTGGAAGGCGTGGTCTATCTTGTTACGCCCGGCAAATGCGCTGTCATAGGTGATCAGGGGATAGTGGGCGATGTCTTCCAGGGTCAAGTCGCGCAATTTCAGCAAGGGATGGTCGGGCGCCGTCACCAGCACATGTTCCCACTGATAACAAGGCAGGCTGACCAGCCCTTCAACGGCGGCTATCGCCTCGGTGGCGATGGCGATATCGGCCTGGTCTTTGTGCACCATGTCGGCAATCTGGCGCGGATTGCCCTGCAATAAAGAGAGTTTGACCTTGGGATATTTCTGCATAAAGGCTTGCACCACGCGCGGCAGCGCATAGCGGGCCTGGGTGTGGGTGGTGGCGATGATCAGACTGCCGCTGTCTTGCGAGGCGTATTCCTTGCCGATGCGCTTTAAGCTGTCGATCTCTTTCATGATCAGCTCGACCGAGTTGAGCACCATGCGCCCCGGCTCGGTCAAACCACGGATGCGTTTGCCGTGGCGCGTGAAAATGTCGATGCCCAATTCTTCTTCCAACTCAATGATGGCTTTGGACACCCCGGGTTGCGAAGTGAATAAAGCTTTGGCGGCTTCGGTCAGGTTGAAATTCTGACGCACCGCTTCGCGCACAAAGCGCAATTGATGCAGATTCATCTGCGCCCTCCGTCTGGCAGAACCGGCAATGCGCACGCCAAACAGCCCGGATAGGGGCGATGTGGCGCTGCTTGCATTCGCATATAGCTAAAGGGCATATAAGCAAATAAGTTCTATGTAGTTTGGAATAAGGGCCTAGTTTATTACGATTCAAGCTCTTTGTGCAGGAGGCAGTGATTCCAGACTCCTCAGTTAATCGCTTTTTTGCTTGGATAACCCGATGATTTTATTAAAATTTTCAGCAAATAATAGCGTCCCCCCTTGGGCCAGAGCGCTACAGGCGCGATTACTTGTTTCCCGGCTCCCTGGCGTCACGGTGCAGCAGTGCCACACCACTCCGCCTAGCAGACATGCGTCTGCGTCGTTGTCGCCCTTGCAGGGCGCACCTTCGC includes:
- a CDS encoding GNAT family N-acetyltransferase, which encodes MEHTSTASLPLAQRFAAAARLRRQLRSPSGLQFAIADALCMLNAAQWDAVTAEAGFFMQRDYLQMMEQAGPDNITPRYCLIYDGQQAVAALYMQIANVSARQLGPNRKQEKEDKANKEEGGKEEKRGKRERALALLKRAIDPAAASLQAGLRERILVCGNLLSYGLHGIAFAPGAAPADIWPAIAEALYRVRRAEKLSGQTDFVMIKDVTPEALPASQIMQKLSYAALETEPNMVLQLDPAWRNHADYLASMQSKYRSAVKQQIYKPINEAGIEIAHLQDINAAAAELHALYLQVHEQASLRLFTLPEVYFPALLHVAGADARCTVARKEGRILGFIITLKDGDTAYGYHIGFDKSVRLPLYLRLLHAAVEDAIAFGCRRLSLGRTALEPKARLGCQPEEITVWVRHRQPVMNIFVRNLLRAVSHDEAPQAHPFKK
- a CDS encoding CysB family HTH-type transcriptional regulator, coding for MNLHQLRFVREAVRQNFNLTEAAKALFTSQPGVSKAIIELEEELGIDIFTRHGKRIRGLTEPGRMVLNSVELIMKEIDSLKRIGKEYASQDSGSLIIATTHTQARYALPRVVQAFMQKYPKVKLSLLQGNPRQIADMVHKDQADIAIATEAIAAVEGLVSLPCYQWEHVLVTAPDHPLLKLRDLTLEDIAHYPLITYDSAFAGRNKIDHAFQLRGLKPEILLEAIDADVIKTYVELGMGVGIIAGMAFDAERDRNLRSVGVGHLFGLNVSRVAVKQGAYLRSYIYSFIELLTPGMNRKLIEQAIHGKKDTYDI